From a region of the Dongshaea marina genome:
- a CDS encoding acyl-CoA thioesterase, producing the protein MFSFEKIRFSGDFFYEDYFNVRFLDLNAGNHLSNDKFLSYLTEVDESFFRSKNKTLSNIDGCSLFVARSLIEFKKEILYPERVHIRIGLMDIKKKSVIFYYEMQRSDGVIACKAVKEMAFVRNDTNKVINPNDVSYIFNS; encoded by the coding sequence ATGTTCTCTTTTGAAAAAATAAGGTTTTCAGGTGACTTCTTCTATGAAGATTATTTTAATGTTAGGTTTCTTGATCTAAATGCGGGGAATCACTTGAGTAATGATAAGTTTCTATCTTACCTAACAGAGGTTGATGAGTCTTTTTTTAGGTCTAAAAATAAGACGTTGAGTAATATTGACGGTTGCTCATTGTTTGTGGCTAGATCTTTGATTGAGTTTAAAAAAGAAATTTTATATCCGGAGCGGGTTCATATCAGAATAGGGTTAATGGATATAAAAAAGAAAAGTGTTATTTTTTATTATGAAATGCAAAGGAGCGATGGGGTTATTGCTTGCAAGGCTGTTAAAGAGATGGCTTTTGTTAGGAATGACACAAATAAGGTGATCAACCCAAATGATGTATCTTATATTTTTAACTCATGA
- a CDS encoding helix-turn-helix domain-containing protein has protein sequence MLKKSKPLKITLLRRLRQNKFPSAAAFARHIGANRRTVSAHEAGDREIDPTTAQIYARGLGFSDWKQLVSAESKRLDVIMDTYPLETDLLIFITMAINLVSQGLSLEQRRLIIQELSKNKNIVQQFSADTLDLEKLKADIKEIMICTDLTKT, from the coding sequence ATGCTCAAGAAATCCAAGCCACTAAAAATCACACTTCTACGTAGATTGCGGCAAAACAAGTTCCCCAGCGCAGCTGCATTTGCGCGTCACATTGGCGCAAATCGTCGAACTGTATCTGCACACGAAGCAGGCGACAGAGAAATTGACCCAACTACAGCTCAAATTTACGCTCGTGGATTAGGTTTTAGTGACTGGAAACAGTTAGTCAGCGCAGAATCCAAACGACTTGATGTGATAATGGATACCTATCCACTAGAAACTGACCTTTTAATTTTCATCACAATGGCTATAAACCTTGTATCACAAGGCTTATCACTTGAGCAAAGAAGATTAATTATACAAGAACTATCTAAAAATAAAAATATCGTTCAACAATTTAGCGCTGACACTTTAGATCTTGAAAAACTCAAGGCGGACATTAAAGAAATTATGATTTGCACAGATCTTACTAAGACATAG